In Methanosarcina siciliae T4/M, one genomic interval encodes:
- a CDS encoding ABC transporter ATP-binding protein, translating into MEVPILHEINLTVWEGEFLAIMGPSGSGKSTLMNLIGFLDRPTEGKIVIKGLDINTLSDKEVARLRGLEIGFVFQTFNLIPRLTALENVELPTYANTREGVDTRKRAKDLLKMVGLEDRMHHRPGELSGGQSQRVAIARALINDPAILLADEPTGNLDSKTGCEILSMFTGLNEGGRTIVMITHDPEIAKYADRIVLVKDGIVQNNSE; encoded by the coding sequence ATGGAAGTCCCAATTCTCCATGAAATCAACCTTACAGTATGGGAAGGAGAGTTTCTTGCTATAATGGGCCCCTCAGGTTCAGGAAAAAGTACCCTTATGAACCTTATAGGTTTTCTTGACAGACCTACGGAAGGGAAGATCGTAATTAAAGGGCTTGATATCAATACATTATCCGATAAGGAAGTTGCCAGGCTAAGGGGGCTTGAAATAGGCTTTGTATTCCAGACATTCAACCTGATCCCAAGGCTTACAGCTCTTGAAAATGTAGAATTGCCGACCTACGCCAACACAAGAGAAGGAGTGGATACGCGTAAGAGGGCAAAAGACCTTCTTAAAATGGTAGGGCTTGAGGACCGAATGCACCACAGGCCAGGGGAACTTTCGGGAGGACAATCGCAAAGAGTGGCAATTGCCAGAGCTCTGATCAATGACCCTGCAATCCTCCTTGCGGATGAACCTACAGGAAACCTTGACTCAAAAACAGGCTGCGAAATTCTCAGCATGTTTACCGGACTTAATGAAGGTGGCAGGACTATCGTAATGATTACGCATGACCCTGAGATTGCAAAATATGCTGACAGAATAGTACTCGTAAAAGACGGAATAGTCCAGAATAATTCGGAATAA
- a CDS encoding COG1361 S-layer family protein: protein MLLVSFIFAAPASAATASANLKVTIVETNPYPAKIGQYLDLTVQVENVGRERAEDVDIEIVPEYPFSLDTEENAVQNIGALAPDKFASKEFHLFVDKNAQKGVRTIDIRTRIDKSNPWSEKTVDIRIGTETFDSKGTVELAEIVYSPEVFMPGDRGTVTVTLKNTATTPTVTIDGSDYDTNARIQAAVLRPLSEEVIVLDAPYEEMGLLGPGDSIKLTFNVMVSEDANEGTHNLELAIEGNSFDYNSRKNIPLEVDSSNVKVIPSKPLKLVNGEATLELDVANTHPNELNSVSIKPEAEDVNFYPAEYFIGPMDADELFTIEFDAIADPASENIVGDSEPINLSLSASYSNGINKHENLVSNLRIQQIEEKGGSSGLIVTGILLVALVAGGGIIYRKRQQKNK, encoded by the coding sequence ATGCTTTTAGTTTCATTTATTTTTGCAGCCCCGGCTTCCGCGGCGACTGCAAGTGCAAACCTGAAAGTTACAATAGTTGAAACAAACCCTTACCCTGCTAAAATAGGGCAGTATCTGGACCTGACAGTCCAGGTAGAAAACGTAGGTAGAGAACGAGCAGAAGATGTTGATATAGAAATAGTCCCCGAGTATCCATTTTCCCTTGATACCGAGGAAAACGCAGTGCAGAATATAGGAGCTCTTGCTCCCGACAAATTTGCATCCAAAGAGTTTCACCTTTTCGTGGACAAGAACGCTCAGAAAGGGGTCAGGACAATTGACATCCGGACAAGGATCGATAAATCAAACCCCTGGAGTGAAAAAACTGTTGATATAAGGATAGGGACTGAGACCTTTGACAGCAAAGGAACCGTTGAGCTTGCGGAAATCGTTTATTCTCCCGAAGTCTTTATGCCTGGAGATAGGGGTACTGTTACGGTAACTCTAAAAAATACAGCTACCACACCCACAGTTACCATCGATGGAAGCGACTACGATACCAATGCCAGAATCCAGGCTGCAGTTTTGAGGCCTCTGTCTGAAGAAGTAATTGTGCTTGACGCACCCTATGAAGAGATGGGGCTTCTTGGTCCGGGAGACAGCATCAAACTAACATTTAACGTTATGGTTTCCGAGGACGCAAATGAGGGGACACACAACCTTGAACTTGCAATTGAAGGCAATTCTTTTGACTACAACAGCCGGAAGAATATTCCGCTTGAAGTTGACTCTTCGAATGTAAAGGTCATCCCTTCAAAGCCACTTAAACTGGTAAACGGCGAAGCTACCCTCGAGTTAGATGTAGCAAACACCCACCCCAATGAGCTTAACTCTGTCAGTATAAAACCTGAAGCTGAAGATGTAAATTTTTATCCCGCCGAATATTTCATCGGGCCCATGGATGCTGATGAACTTTTCACAATAGAGTTTGATGCTATAGCAGATCCGGCTTCGGAAAACATAGTAGGGGACTCTGAACCGATAAACCTCAGCCTTTCTGCAAGTTACAGCAACGGCATAAACAAACACGAAAACCTGGTAAGCAATCTTCGCATTCAGCAGATTGAGGAAAAGGGAGGCAGTTCAGGCCTGATTGTAACTGGTATCCTGCTTGTCGCCCTTGTTGCCGGAGGAGGAATTATTTACAGAAAAAGGCAACAGAAAAACAAATAA
- a CDS encoding ATP-binding protein, with amino-acid sequence MKGALLHNTRRGNILIKNTDKHPELFSSIPQSAQLSAVYSDIDELTELLVAYFKQGIERGEFCLWIVPDSLAAENAKKELEKEGVDVRKYITSSHLEIMPAGTLSESNLLFESAVKELLEEGIGKSLSEGFSGFRTNLDVKGIENSFKTCFGGLENILEDISQGNGKNFTFLCTFPLEELSGSALLELVEEKGVLVNRKGKWEYLVNTCDVTGRQELEITLLEAKKDAEATNRAKNNFIMNMSHELRTPLNSVIGFSDLLLEGAFGPLNTKQSKYVNNILISGKNLLEIINNLLDISRLEAGEKTLKYEDVDIASLIGEVRMSLLSPASVKRITVELNIDLSVGNVRADITKLRQILYNLVSNAIKFTPAKGKVIISACKKEGVLEVKVSDTGIGLSKDSHEKIFMPFTQADSSAARGYGGAGLGLYIVRNFVDLHGGKVWVDSEVGKGSTFTFTLPAE; translated from the coding sequence CTGAAAGGTGCACTATTACACAACACACGGAGGGGGAATATTCTGATAAAAAATACTGACAAACACCCCGAACTTTTTTCAAGCATTCCACAGAGTGCCCAGCTCTCTGCCGTATATAGCGATATCGATGAACTGACAGAACTGCTTGTTGCCTATTTCAAACAAGGAATTGAAAGGGGAGAGTTCTGCCTCTGGATAGTCCCGGATTCGCTGGCAGCTGAAAATGCAAAAAAAGAACTTGAAAAAGAAGGAGTAGATGTAAGGAAATATATCACTTCATCTCATCTGGAGATTATGCCGGCAGGCACACTTTCTGAAAGTAACCTTCTGTTTGAATCTGCAGTAAAAGAACTTCTGGAAGAGGGGATCGGGAAATCCCTTTCTGAAGGCTTTTCCGGGTTCAGAACGAATCTCGATGTTAAAGGGATCGAAAACTCCTTCAAAACCTGCTTTGGAGGGTTAGAAAATATCCTCGAAGATATCAGTCAGGGTAATGGAAAAAACTTCACATTCCTTTGCACTTTCCCGCTTGAAGAATTATCAGGCAGCGCACTTCTTGAGCTGGTGGAGGAAAAAGGTGTTCTGGTTAACAGAAAGGGCAAGTGGGAATACCTGGTGAATACCTGCGATGTAACTGGACGACAAGAGCTGGAAATCACTCTCCTGGAGGCAAAAAAAGATGCTGAAGCCACAAACAGGGCAAAAAACAATTTCATTATGAATATGAGCCATGAGCTTCGGACTCCTCTCAATTCGGTAATAGGCTTTTCTGACCTGCTGCTGGAAGGAGCTTTCGGACCCTTGAATACAAAGCAGTCAAAGTATGTTAACAACATCCTGATTAGCGGAAAAAATCTGCTGGAAATTATTAACAACCTGCTTGACATCTCAAGGCTTGAAGCCGGGGAAAAGACCCTCAAATATGAGGATGTGGACATTGCAAGCCTCATAGGGGAAGTGAGAATGAGTCTCCTCTCGCCTGCTTCGGTTAAGAGGATAACTGTTGAGCTGAATATAGATCTTTCTGTGGGAAATGTTCGGGCTGATATCACAAAGCTCAGGCAGATCCTGTACAATCTGGTCAGTAATGCCATAAAGTTCACTCCAGCTAAAGGAAAGGTTATCATCAGCGCTTGCAAAAAAGAAGGGGTTCTTGAGGTCAAGGTTTCGGATACCGGAATAGGACTTTCAAAGGATAGCCACGAAAAGATATTTATGCCCTTTACACAGGCCGATTCTTCCGCAGCCCGCGGGTACGGGGGTGCAGGTCTGGGGTTATATATTGTCAGGAACTTCGTAGATCTTCACGGCGGGAAGGTCTGGGTTGATTCGGAGGTCGGAAAAGGAAGCACATTTACCTTTACCCTTCCGGCAGAATAG
- a CDS encoding flavin reductase family protein, whose product METGEKKAIGARNFLYPMPTTLVGADVKRKPNYLTVAFCGIVQASPPMIAVTLGKMHYTNEGIRENNCFSVNIPSRYMVEITDYCGIVSGKKTDKSYIFKTFYGKLEKAPMIRECPVNLECRLVDTLDFGGTNEVFIGEIVESYAEDQYLCNGIPDIEKIEPIVFSMYDNNYWGIGEHLGRAWCVGKKFSENTNDNKNENNS is encoded by the coding sequence GTGGAAACCGGAGAGAAAAAAGCCATTGGAGCCAGGAATTTCCTTTATCCTATGCCCACTACCCTTGTGGGAGCCGATGTAAAAAGAAAGCCAAACTACCTTACAGTTGCTTTTTGCGGAATCGTTCAGGCAAGTCCTCCGATGATTGCAGTTACCCTGGGAAAAATGCACTATACAAATGAAGGAATCAGAGAAAACAATTGCTTCAGCGTAAATATCCCTTCCAGATATATGGTTGAAATTACGGATTACTGTGGCATAGTCTCCGGGAAAAAGACAGACAAATCCTACATCTTCAAAACTTTCTACGGAAAGCTTGAAAAAGCTCCAATGATCCGGGAATGCCCTGTAAACCTCGAATGTCGGCTCGTGGATACCCTGGACTTCGGCGGGACTAACGAGGTTTTCATCGGCGAGATTGTGGAGAGTTATGCAGAAGATCAATATCTCTGTAATGGAATCCCCGATATAGAAAAAATCGAACCGATCGTCTTTTCCATGTACGATAATAACTACTGGGGAATCGGGGAGCATCTGGGCAGAGCCTGGTGTGTGGGAAAAAAATTCAGTGAAAACACTAATGATAACAAAAACGAGAATAATAGTTAG
- a CDS encoding flavodoxin family protein, giving the protein MKVTVFSGSHKGREGNTLIMVEEFLKGAEEAGAETENIILFEKKIRYCTGKFECWLKTPGECIIRDDMDDLRARFMASDIVVFAFPVYFDNVPSVMKVFIDRLLPLLLPHFEEDEQGKYRHSKRYEKYPKFVVISNAGLPGQTNFEVVSLYFKRLARTFHTELIAEIYRGEGEIFRGQKNIMLKPLIGKYKKLLRSAGKEIVETQTVSEKTIKDMEKPIVPPSLYIKFGNEEWDRLRSEYQK; this is encoded by the coding sequence ATGAAAGTGACAGTGTTCAGCGGGAGCCATAAGGGCAGGGAAGGAAACACCCTCATTATGGTTGAGGAGTTTCTGAAAGGAGCAGAAGAAGCCGGAGCGGAAACTGAGAATATTATCCTTTTCGAAAAGAAAATCAGGTACTGCACGGGAAAATTTGAGTGCTGGCTAAAAACTCCCGGGGAGTGTATCATTCGAGACGATATGGACGATCTGCGTGCCAGATTTATGGCCTCGGATATCGTAGTCTTTGCATTCCCTGTGTATTTTGATAATGTTCCTTCTGTAATGAAAGTTTTCATAGATAGGCTTTTACCTCTTCTTCTGCCTCACTTTGAGGAGGACGAACAGGGCAAATACAGGCATTCCAAACGTTATGAAAAGTATCCGAAATTCGTTGTGATTTCAAATGCCGGGCTGCCCGGGCAGACAAATTTCGAGGTAGTAAGTCTTTATTTCAAGCGGCTGGCAAGAACTTTTCACACCGAACTGATTGCAGAGATCTACAGGGGAGAAGGGGAAATTTTCAGGGGCCAGAAAAACATCATGCTAAAACCTTTGATTGGCAAATACAAAAAATTGCTCCGATCTGCCGGAAAAGAGATTGTTGAAACCCAAACAGTTTCTGAAAAAACAATAAAAGATATGGAGAAACCAATCGTTCCTCCAAGCCTGTACATAAAATTCGGAAATGAGGAGTGGGATCGACTTAGAAGCGAATATCAGAAATAA
- a CDS encoding ABC transporter ATP-binding protein, whose amino-acid sequence MLRISNLVKDYEVRSEKRRVLDHIDLMVEDGEILGITGRSGSGKSTLLRIIRGVEPFDEGTVEIDGETVTPESGLEGELLLKSVTAIHLQRNFGLWNGPAIENIIRKLNYLRVGHEALPHNENQEYDELFAEAMEYMKLVGLEHKALHSTNLLSGGEKQRVVMARQLAAKPKVLLLDEPVTMTGPDTKQEVLDVIKSLKEKLNIPIIVVSHLPEIHAYLADRLIFLESGKIAADGEPALVLKNFLHDMKPRKELSEPETRETCIKVRDISKRYSIIRMGEVLNIKDFSLDVDRGEILAFIGPSGAGKTTIMKLMEGLVKPKSGSVEYLCNGDWVDVTEYSKKRMELRRIMSIMNQEFSMSVNSTVREQIRFRLSMKKQGAIEYARNKAREMGLLDETLDTIYRLPDMPEEEKTTALRELNLNDTVYFELFPAIPVTDVDAYARPVFEALDLPMEVLDKTPYQISGGEHVRAFIALSLATSPEYLMLDEPFGDLDPVTLRDVTNSLKRINERFGTTIVLVSHHMDFVREVAHRAVLIENGALVMDAKPAEVCQELINRSNAPYMEHSLEDLVEGKPETQ is encoded by the coding sequence ATGCTCAGGATTTCCAATCTGGTAAAGGATTATGAGGTACGTTCCGAAAAAAGAAGGGTTTTGGATCATATCGACCTCATGGTGGAGGACGGAGAGATTCTCGGAATCACAGGTCGAAGCGGAAGCGGGAAATCGACTCTTCTCCGTATTATCCGGGGGGTTGAGCCTTTTGATGAAGGAACCGTGGAAATTGATGGAGAAACTGTAACTCCTGAATCGGGACTTGAAGGAGAGCTGCTCCTGAAAAGTGTAACTGCAATACACCTCCAGCGAAATTTCGGACTATGGAACGGCCCTGCAATAGAAAACATCATAAGGAAACTGAATTACCTTCGTGTAGGGCATGAAGCCCTTCCTCACAACGAGAATCAGGAGTATGACGAACTCTTTGCCGAGGCGATGGAGTACATGAAGCTTGTAGGGCTGGAACACAAAGCTCTCCACTCGACCAATCTCCTCAGCGGGGGAGAAAAGCAGAGAGTTGTAATGGCAAGACAGCTTGCCGCAAAGCCGAAAGTCCTCCTCCTGGATGAGCCCGTAACAATGACAGGGCCGGATACCAAGCAGGAGGTCCTTGATGTCATAAAGAGCCTGAAAGAAAAACTGAATATCCCGATCATAGTGGTCTCCCACCTCCCTGAAATCCATGCCTATCTTGCAGACCGGCTTATCTTCCTCGAAAGCGGAAAAATCGCAGCTGATGGTGAACCTGCCCTGGTTCTTAAAAACTTCCTTCATGACATGAAACCAAGGAAAGAGCTTTCCGAACCCGAAACTAGGGAAACCTGCATTAAGGTAAGGGACATCTCCAAGCGCTATTCCATTATCCGGATGGGGGAAGTCCTCAACATCAAAGATTTCTCTCTGGATGTTGACAGGGGAGAGATTCTGGCATTTATCGGGCCTTCAGGAGCCGGAAAGACAACCATTATGAAGTTGATGGAAGGGCTTGTCAAGCCAAAAAGCGGATCAGTCGAGTATTTATGCAACGGGGACTGGGTGGATGTTACCGAGTACAGCAAAAAGCGCATGGAACTCAGGCGGATTATGAGCATTATGAACCAGGAATTCTCAATGTCCGTAAATTCCACTGTCCGGGAACAGATCCGCTTCAGACTGAGCATGAAAAAACAGGGTGCAATTGAATACGCGAGAAATAAAGCCAGGGAAATGGGGCTTTTGGATGAGACTCTGGATACTATCTACCGTCTTCCCGATATGCCTGAAGAAGAAAAGACTACCGCACTCAGGGAACTGAACCTCAATGACACGGTTTACTTCGAACTTTTCCCGGCTATTCCGGTAACTGATGTCGATGCCTACGCAAGGCCGGTCTTCGAAGCCCTTGACCTGCCGATGGAAGTCCTTGATAAAACTCCTTACCAGATAAGTGGAGGAGAACACGTCAGGGCTTTTATTGCCCTGAGCCTTGCAACATCTCCCGAATACCTTATGCTTGACGAACCTTTCGGGGACCTCGACCCTGTAACTCTCAGGGACGTAACAAATTCCTTAAAAAGGATCAATGAACGTTTTGGCACGACCATTGTACTTGTGAGCCACCACATGGACTTCGTCCGGGAAGTTGCCCACAGAGCGGTATTGATCGAAAACGGGGCTCTTGTAATGGATGCAAAGCCTGCTGAAGTCTGCCAGGAGCTGATCAACAGGAGCAATGCCCCTTACATGGAACACAGCCTGGAAGACCTTGTCGAAGGCAAGCCGGAAACCCAGTAA
- a CDS encoding MTH865 family protein: MGVREEVHEQILEILKGAKFPINSLEELIAALPEGLDTTCMIGDVEVTAAEAKSLVTDKDFPFKDARQIADLMVERAGL; encoded by the coding sequence ATGGGAGTCAGAGAAGAAGTTCATGAACAGATTCTTGAAATCCTCAAAGGCGCAAAATTTCCAATCAATTCTCTGGAGGAATTAATTGCCGCTTTACCCGAGGGGCTGGACACTACATGCATGATAGGGGATGTTGAGGTTACTGCAGCTGAAGCGAAAAGTCTGGTTACTGATAAAGACTTCCCTTTCAAAGACGCAAGACAGATTGCAGACTTGATGGTTGAGAGAGCAGGGCTGTAA